In Archocentrus centrarchus isolate MPI-CPG fArcCen1 chromosome 21, fArcCen1, whole genome shotgun sequence, the following are encoded in one genomic region:
- the LOC115800625 gene encoding lactase-phlorizin hydrolase-like: protein MMKLLWVVCLYISCLCGCQSSELNGREDFMLLAGPLTNQVVRSSDRGMNDAFDCSHSIPPGSKQYFEYLQSRGVTHFKVPLSWAQLLPTGHPSQPQQAVVRCYQTLLKQLLEVGLQPLVILHGWKVPEPLQSRYGGWESQELAEMFQQYAEFAFQEFAPLARSWLTLSDLDDGWHDEQPADAPSFLQNILQLNKNIYQLYHRRFPDKGRRLSLGLRAKDEASLSLIKASTSMDFLSVQIDYNCAISSKFQNELRNLQKLSGNLPILIYKMTTHDCSFNDYQLLGDFLNVLMNNGLNIVGCDMKDMLEKLDMEDAPISREISHHTGMAGLRNNYQTVWDKFGAQTIRERDFFLEESFPSDFQWATSSVSFKVEGGWSEGGKGKTIWDRFGHEGLVSDNQTADLACDSYHKVDYDVYLLRGLQVNTYQFSISWARIFPSGYRQIHSEKGAQYYDQLINALIESGIQPIVTLYHWDLPQALQDFGGWTNASIVEAFKAYADFCFSRFGDRVKIWNTFSSPWVVSHAGYGTGKHAPGVKDYVESSYQVTHNILKSHAEAWHAYNDNYRKTQGGKVGIALNSDWAEPKDPAKPEDIAAAERYLQFMLGWFAHPIFVDGDYPATLKAQIEQKKTECPDSVPAKLPVFTPTESQRIRGTADFFGLNHYTSRLVSNSKGGCTPGPQGVGDFDATVDLSWQSTASDWIYSAPWGLRRLLNYISTEYLNVNKLPIYITGNGMPTNYSIDSLTDTSRMDYMRSYINEALKATITDGVDVQRFTVQSLMDGFEGKQGYSQRFGLHYVNFEDQARPRTPKQSAYLYSQIIEQNGFGTQKSKKVKAAEMKLTQRSAALPPSEVPSKSKVVWEKFSSQSQFHRQMYHYGTFPQGFSWGVSSSAYQIEGGWNADGKGPSIWDTFTQTPGNIPDNANGNVACDSYNRLNEDLYMLRALRVKSYRFSLSWSRIFPGGTRSFLNQKGVDYYNRLIDGLVAYNITPMVTLYHWDLPQALQKLSGWENVDMIEIFNDFCDFCFATFGDRVKFWMTFNQPQTIAWSGYGLGNMPPNVKDPGYAPYRVAHNLIKAHAKAYHTYDDKYRKSQGGLISIALDSNWFEPVDVNVVREVVAADRAMQFQLGWFAHPIFKNGDYPEALKWQVGNKSEIQGLSESRLPSFTEAEKSFIKGTADVFCINHYTTSVVSHFTGALQPHSYEWDRDLRETEHTDSPTTAIPNQKAVAWGLRRLLNWIKEEYGDPEIYVTENGAAVEWDDFERVMFYKTYIDEALKAYELDGVRVQGYTATSFMDSFEWLHGYRFLFGMHHVDFTNPDRPRTPKYSAHFYYNVIKDNGFPMPDDEKMLYGHFREDFMWSTASSAYQIEGGWRADGKGLSIWDKFAHSPSRILNDDVGDIACDSYNKIEEDVAILKQLKVSHYRFSISWPRVLPDGTINHINEAGINYYQKLLDALLAANIQPQVTLYHWDLPQAIEDYGGFLNDSFVKLFRDYADLMFDRLGSKVKIWITFNEPIMVANHGYGFGGFAPGISSGPDTLPYIVGHNLIKAHAEAWHVYNDKYRAKQNGKISITLNSDWSEPRNPYRQEDYDAARRVVEFYLGWFAHPIFNGDYSEIVKTRIRDRSLAAGLPHSRLPEFTPEEIKRVKGTHDFFGLNHYTSVLAFPVDYGDDASFDADKGVITVSDRVWLDTGSVWLKVAPFGLRKLLNFIKEQYGNPPIIITENGVSEKGIVDLNDVHRNYYYEKYINQVLKAYLLDGVDVRGYTAWSLMDNLEWAAGFSERFGFFYVNRSDPNLPRVPKNSVNFYTKVIKCNGFPDPESGHECLNTESGATTTTPSVAPSAKVNSVNFLSLELSSDDAETGLYTIFALLIVAVFGAIGASICFFTAKKKFKKREHEETIRLE from the exons ATGATGAAGCTGTTGTGGGTTGTTTGTTTGTACATTAGTTGTCTCTGTGGTTGTcagagcagtgagctgaatggAAGGGAGGACTTCATGCTTCTTGCAGGCCCTCTGACAAATCAGGTCGTCAGAAGCTCAGACAGAGGCATGAATGATGCCTTTGACTGCAGTCATTCCATACCTCCTGGTTCTAAGCAGTACTTTGAGTACCTGCAGAGCAGAGGGGTGACCCACTTCAAAGTACCGCTGTCATGGGCTCAACTCCTTCCTACAGGCCACCCCAGCCAGCCCCAACAGGCAGTGGTTAGATGTTACCAGACCCTGTTGAAACAGCTGCTGGAAGTGGGCCTTCAGCCTCTGGTCATCCTTCATGGATGGAAAGTTCCAGAGCCTCTGCAATCAAGATATGGAGGCTGGGAGAGCCAGGAGCTGGCAGAGATGTTTCAGCAGTATGCAGAGTTTGCCTTCCAAGAGTTTGCACCACTGGCACGCTCATGGTTGACACTGAGTGACTTGGATGATGGTTGGCATGATGAGCAGCCTGCAGATGCTCCCAGTTTTCTGCAGAATATCCTTCAACTCAACAAGAACATTTATCAGCTGTATCATCGACGCTTTCCTGACAAAG GGAGACGTCTGTCACTTGGGTTGAGAGCTAAAGACGAGGCTTCCCTCTCACTCATTAAAGCTTCAACAAGT ATGGATTTCTTGTCAGTGCAAATTGACTACAACTGTGCCATCTCTTCAAAGTTTCAAAATGAACTGAGGAATTTACAG AAGTTGAGTGGGAACTTACCTATCCTGATATACAAGATGACTACTCATGATTGTTCTTTCAATGATTACCAGCTTCTTGGAGATTTCCTAAATG TCCTGATGAACAATGGCCTGAATATTGTGGGGTGTGACATGAAGGACATGTTAGAAAAGCTGGACATGGAAGATGCTCCCATCAG TCGGGAAATTTCACACCATACTGGTATGGCAGGGTTAAGAAACAATTATCAGACAGTGTGGGATAAGTTTGGAGCCCAGACTATAAGGGAACGAGATTTTTTCCTCGAGGAATCATTCCCTTCTGACTTCCAGTGGGCCACCTCCAGCGTGTCCTTCAAGGTTGAAGGTGGCTGGTCAGAAGGTGGAAAGGGAAAGACTATTTGGGACCGTTTTGGTCATGAAGGCCTTGTCTCTGACAATCAGACAGCTGACCTGGCTTGTGACAGTTACCATAAGGTAGATTATGATGTCTACCTTCTGCGAGGCCTTCAGGTCAACACCTACCAATTTTCCATCTCTTGGGCCCGTATTTTCCCCTCAGGCTACCGACAAATCCACTCAGAGAAAGGAGCTCAATACTATGACCAGCTGATAAATGCTCTAATTGAATCTGGCATACAGCCCATTGTCACTCTCTACCACTGGGATCTGCCCCAGGCACTCCAGGATTTTGGTGGATGGACCAATGCCTCAATTGTTGAAGCCTTCAAGGCCTATGCAGACTTCTGTTTCTCAAGGTTTGGAGATAGAGTCAAGATCTGGAACACATTCAGCAGTCCCTGGGTAGTGAGCCATGCCGGGTATGGTACTGGCAAGCATGCCCCAGGAGTCAAGGACTATGTGGAATCTTCCTATCAG GTCACTCACAATATTCTCAAGTCCCATGCTGAGGCCTGGCATGCCTATAATGACAATTACAGGAAAACACAAGGAGGAAAAGTTGGCATTGCCTTGAACTCTGACTGGGCTGAGCCTAAGGACCCTGCCAAACCTGAAGATATAGCAGCTGCAGAACGTTACCTGCAGTTTATGCTGGGCTGGTTTGCACATCCCATATTTGTAGATGGAGATTATCCTGCAACACTCAAAGCCCAGattgaacagaagaaaacagagTGTCCTGACTCTGTGCCAGCAAAGCTCCCAGTTTTCACTCCCACAGAGAGCCAGAGGATACGTGGCACTGCTGACTTTTTTGGTTTAAATCACTATACTTCACGGCTGGTCAGCAACAGTAAAGGTGGGTGCACCCCTGGACCTCAGGGTGTGGGTGACTTTGATGCAACTGTGGACCTCTCATGGCAGTCTACAGCTTCTGACTGGATCTATTCTGCTCCTTGGGGACTTAGAAGGCTCCTAAACTACATTTCAACAGAGTACTTGAATGTTAACAAACTGCCTATATACATAACTGGGAATGGGATGCCCACTAATTACAGCATAGACAGTCTCACTGACACCAGCAGAATGGACTACATGAGAAGTTACATCAATGAGGCGCTGAAAG CAACAATCACAGATGGAGTGGATGTGCAGCGATTCACAGTGCAGTCACTTATGGATGGATTTGAGGGAAAACAAGGCTACAGCCAAAGATTTGGTCTTCACTACGTCAACTTTGAAGATCAAGCCAGACCAAGAACCCCAAAGCAATCTGCATATTTGTACTCCCAGATTATTGAGCAAAATGGCTTTGGTACACAAAAAAGTAAGAAAgttaaagctgcagaaatgaagCTAACTCAACGCTCAGCTGCCTTACCACCCTCAGAGGTTCCATCTAAATCAAAGGTTGTTTGGGAGAAATTCTCTTCACAGTCACAATTCCACAGACAAATGTACCACTATGGCACATTTCCTCAAGGCTTCAGTTGGGGAGTTTCTTCTTCGGCCTACCAAATTGAAGGTGGCTGGAATGCTGATGGCAAGGGGCCTAGTATCTGGGACACATTCACTCAGACACCCGGCAATATTCCTGATAATGCTAATGGAAATGTAGCCTGTGACAGTTACAACAGACTTAATGAAGATCTCTACATGCTGCGGGCTCTGAGGGTGAAGTCATACAGATTCTCTTTGTCCTGGTCCAGGATCTTTCCTGGTGGCACACGTAGCTTCCTCAACCAGAAAGGTGTCGACTACTACAACAGACTCATCGATGGTCTTGTAGCATACAATATCACCCCCATGGTAACACTCTATCACTGGGACCTCCCTCAAGCATTGCAAAAACTCAGTGGCTGGGAAAATGTAGACAtgattgaaatatttaatgactTTTGTGACTTCTGCTTTGCTACCTTTGGTGACAGAGTAAAATTCTGGATGACCTTTAACCAGCCTCAGACAATTGCATGGTCTGGATATGGTCTTGGAAATATGCCACCAAATGTTAAGGACCCAGGATATGCACCATACAGAGTTGCACACAACCTTATTAAAGCTCACGCCAAGGCCTACCATACCTATGATGACAAGTATCGTAAGTCCCAGGGTGGTCTAATATCCATTGCCCTCGATAGTAACTGGTTTGAGCCTGTAGATGTCAATGTTGTTCGTGAAGTGGTGGCTGCTGATCGGGCGATGCAGTTCCAGCTGGGATGGTTTGCACACCCCATTTTTAAGAATGGCGACTATCCTGAAGCACTAAAGTGGCAAGTTGGAAACAAAAGTGAAATCCAAGGTCTTTCAGAGTCAAGACTTCCTTCCTTCACCGAAGCAGAAAAGAGCTTCATCAAGGGAACTGCTGATGTGTTTTGCATAAATCATTACACTACAAGTGTAGTAAGCCATTTTACAGGTGCACTTCAGCCGCACTCCTATGAATGGGACAGAGACTTGAGAGAAACAGAACATACTGATTCACCAACTACAGCCATTCCGAACCAAAAAGCTGTGGCCTGGGGCTTAAGAAGACTCCTCAACTGGATCAAGGAGGAGTACGGAGATCCAGAAATTTACGTTACTGAGAATGGGGCGGCAGTTGAATGGGATGACTTTGAAAGAGTAATGTTTTACAAGACCTATATCGATGAGGCTCTAAAAG CCTATGAACTTGATGGTGTGCGGGTGCAAGGATACACAGCAACATCTTTCATGGATTCTTTTGAGTGGCTGCACGGGTACAGATTTCTATTTGGGATGCACCACGTTGACTTCACAAACCCAGATCGGCCAAGAACACCCAAATACTCAGCCCATTTCTATTACAATGTCATAAAAGATAATGGTTTTCCCATGCCAGATGATGAGAAGATGCTTTATGGCCACTTCAGAGAGGATTTCATGTGGAGTACTGCTTCATCAGCCTACCAG ATTGAAGGAGGATGGAGAGCAGATGGAAAAGGTCTCAGCATCTGGGACAAGTTTGCTCACAGTCCTTCCAGAATATTAAATGATGATGTTGGCGACATAGCCTGTGACAGTTACAATAAAATAGAAGAGGATGTTGCTATATTAAAGCAGCTCAAAGTAAGCCATTATCGTTTCTCCATATCTTGGCCAAGAGTCCTTCCTGATGGCACCATCAATCACATTAACGAGGCTGGAATCAACTACTACCAAAAACTTTTGGATGCACTGCTTGCTGCAAACATTCAGCCACAG gTTACTCTGTACCACTGGGACCTACCACAAGCTATAGAGGATTATGGAGGTTTTTTGAATGACAGCTTTGTTAAGCTTTTCAGGGACTATGCTGATCTCATGTTTGACCGTCTTGGTAGCAAAGTGAAAATTTGGATCACCTTTAATGAGCCAATTATGGTGGCCAACCATGGATATGGCTTTGGAGGATTTGCCCCAG GGATCAGTTCAGGACCAGACACTCTACCCTACATTGTTGGTCATAACCTGATTAAAGCTCATGCTGAGGCCTGGCATGTCTACAATGACAAGTACAGGGCCAAACAGAATGGAAAAATCTCCATCACCCTCAACTCTGACTGGTCCGAACCCAGAAATCCCTATAGGCAGGAGGACTATGATGCTGCAAGACGTGTTGTTGAG TTCTACCTTGGCTGGTTTGCCCATCCCATATTTAATGGTGACTACAGTGAAATTGTGAAAACAAGAATACGAGACCGAAGTCTAGCTGCTGGTCTCCCACATTCTCG GTTGCCTGAATTTACTCCAGAGGAGATTAAGAGAGTCAAGGGCACTCATGACTTTTTTGGACTGAACCATTACACATCTGTCCTGGCTTTCCCAGTGGATTATGGTGATGATGCATCCTTTGATGCAGACAA GGGTGTAATCACAGTTTCTGATCGTGTCTGGCTGGATACAGGCTCTGTCTGGCTGAAGGTCGCACCATTTGGCCTCCGCAAATTACTGAACTTCATTAAGGAGCAGTATGGAAATCCACCAATTATCATCACTGAGAATGGCGTCTCAGAGAAGGGCATTGTTGACCTAAATGATGTTCACCGGAATTACTACTATGAAAAATACATCAACCAGGTGCTTAAAG CTTACTTGCTTGATGGTGTGGATGTGCGTGGATACACAGCTTGGTCACTGATGGACAACCTAGAGTGGGCTGCTGGCTTTTCAGAGAGATTTGGCTTTTTCTACGTCAATCGCTCAGACCCTAATCTTCCTCGAGTGCCCAAGAACTCTGTAAACTTCTACACCAAAGTTATAAAGTGCAACGGATTCCCAGACCCTGAATCCGGACATGAGTGCCTGAATACTGAGTCTGGAG caacaacaacaacaccatcAGTTGCACCATCAGCCAAAGTTAACAGTGTGAATTTTCTTAGTCTGGAGCTCTCCAGTGATGATGCTGAGACTGGACTTTACACCATATTTGCTCTACTGATTGTTGCAGTGTTCGGAGCCATTGGTGCATCCATTTGTTTctttacagcaaaaaaaaagtttaagaaaAGAGAGCATGAGGAAACTATCAGATTAGAGTGA